From one uncultured Bacteroides sp. genomic stretch:
- a CDS encoding glycosyltransferase 87 family protein, translating to MKKVYSLLKNLLCRDYYFIFSIWVIATFVCGILKYNKNSYNNYLIFKNVFWHAIYQLPLYNPYPQEYSDITHYGVFFSSVIFPFSILPNVSGLILWLLANACFLYYAIRKLPLKINQHLFIYLFCVSELFTSLTSQQFNIAIAGIIILTYHFVEKKKDFWAAFFIMLGTFTKIYGIVGLAFFPFSRDKKRFIFSCVFWSLFIFLFPMLYTSPSYVWTQYHSWIIDIIGKNSQNLFAYYQNISFLGFVRKVSGSSNYSDLWLIFPCIVLFCLPYLRIKQYSSLSFRMLILASTLLFVVLFSTSSESCSYIIALIGVAIWYIKTPSQSRSLNLFLLIFAFLLTGLSSTDLFPSYLRKQYVFPFALKSLPCMLVWLKICYELCFLDFCLKEDSSKSNELFGLAPNRNNKIDIILPCYNPRANWQDIIHDKMGQVNKMFPDKNFHLIVVNDGSTINMNHTEIERFVKLMPEATFISYTENKGKGYALREGIKTSQSSMTIYTDWDFPYDEESLRAVVYRLEEGYDVVIAARNNSYFHHADLNAFRSLMSISSRVLNQMVLGLKFCDAQGGLKGMSNKGKGIFMKTKIDQFLFDTEFVYMASRERDLHICEVRANIREGVQLSFMGLSILRTELTNFVRIINR from the coding sequence ATGAAAAAAGTGTATTCGCTTTTAAAGAATCTTTTATGTAGAGACTATTATTTTATATTTTCAATATGGGTTATTGCTACATTTGTATGTGGCATCCTAAAATATAACAAAAACTCATACAATAATTACCTTATTTTTAAGAATGTTTTTTGGCATGCAATTTATCAGCTACCCTTGTATAATCCTTATCCTCAGGAATATTCTGATATTACTCACTATGGCGTATTTTTTAGTTCCGTGATTTTCCCTTTCTCCATCCTTCCTAATGTTTCTGGATTAATATTATGGTTATTGGCTAATGCCTGTTTTCTGTATTATGCTATACGGAAACTACCTCTAAAGATTAACCAGCATCTTTTTATTTACCTTTTTTGCGTATCAGAACTATTTACATCTCTCACTTCACAGCAGTTTAACATTGCAATTGCCGGTATTATTATATTAACTTATCATTTTGTAGAGAAAAAGAAAGACTTCTGGGCTGCTTTCTTTATAATGCTTGGCACTTTTACTAAAATATATGGGATTGTGGGATTAGCCTTTTTCCCATTTTCGAGAGATAAAAAGAGATTTATATTCTCTTGCGTATTTTGGTCACTATTCATATTTCTATTTCCAATGCTCTATACTTCACCAAGCTATGTATGGACACAATATCATTCCTGGATAATAGATATTATAGGGAAAAATAGTCAGAACCTTTTTGCTTATTATCAAAACATATCCTTTCTGGGATTTGTGCGGAAAGTAAGTGGAAGTAGTAACTACTCAGACTTATGGCTTATTTTTCCTTGTATTGTGCTTTTCTGTTTGCCATATTTGCGAATCAAGCAGTATAGTTCACTGAGCTTCAGGATGCTAATACTAGCGTCAACATTACTTTTTGTTGTATTATTTAGCACCTCAAGTGAATCTTGTTCATACATTATAGCTCTTATTGGAGTTGCAATCTGGTATATTAAGACACCTTCTCAGAGTCGTTCTTTGAATCTTTTTCTCCTTATTTTTGCTTTTCTTCTTACGGGGCTGTCTAGTACCGATTTATTTCCTTCTTATTTGCGAAAACAATATGTATTTCCTTTTGCCCTCAAATCTTTGCCTTGCATGCTTGTCTGGCTTAAAATATGCTATGAATTATGTTTTTTGGATTTTTGCTTGAAAGAAGACTCTTCTAAATCAAATGAATTGTTTGGTTTGGCCCCCAATCGTAACAATAAGATTGACATTATTCTGCCCTGTTATAATCCACGGGCTAACTGGCAAGATATTATCCATGATAAAATGGGGCAAGTAAATAAGATGTTTCCTGATAAAAATTTTCATCTTATTGTTGTAAATGATGGGTCTACAATAAACATGAACCATACTGAAATTGAAAGATTTGTAAAATTGATGCCTGAAGCAACATTTATCAGTTATACTGAAAATAAAGGAAAAGGGTATGCTCTTAGAGAAGGAATAAAAACTTCGCAATCGTCAATGACTATATATACGGACTGGGATTTCCCTTACGATGAAGAGAGCCTTCGAGCTGTGGTTTATCGTTTGGAAGAAGGATATGATGTTGTTATTGCCGCTCGTAATAATAGCTATTTCCACCATGCAGACTTAAATGCCTTCCGTAGTCTTATGTCTATCTCTTCACGAGTATTAAATCAGATGGTTTTAGGACTAAAATTTTGTGATGCACAAGGAGGACTAAAAGGCATGAGTAATAAAGGAAAAGGAATATTCATGAAAACAAAAATAGATCAATTTCTTTTTGACACTGAATTTGTTTACATGGCGTCCAGAGAACGTGATCTTCATATTTGTGAGGTCAGAGCGAATATACGTGAGGGTGTACAACTTTCTTTTATGGGATTAAGTATTTTAAGAACTGAACTAACTAATTTTGTTCGGATCATTAATAGATAA
- the glf gene encoding UDP-galactopyranose mutase — MSKYDYLVVGAGLYGAVLAYRLKQAGKKVLVIDKRSHVGGNLYCENIEGINVHKYGAHIFHTSNKEVWDFMNSFVEFNRYTNSPIANYKGKIYNLPFNMNTFYQLWGVKTPDEAKFVIENQRKESGITIPENLEEQAISLVGHDIYEILIKGYTEKQWGRKPSELPAFIIKRLPVRFIFDNNYFDDKYQGIPIGGYNQLFDCFLNGIDVKCDTDFFKNRDYFESLANKIVYTGKIDEFYNYKLGKLEYRSLRFESEILDMPNYQGNAVVNYTDLEVSYTRIIEHKHFEFGTQDKTVITKEFSLEADCNSEPYYPVNDKANEWLAQQYRSLSSKEENVLFGGRLAEYKYFNMDQIVYNVLYQNL; from the coding sequence ATGAGTAAATATGATTATTTAGTAGTTGGTGCAGGCTTGTATGGTGCTGTTCTTGCATACAGGCTTAAGCAGGCAGGGAAAAAAGTCTTGGTGATAGACAAGAGATCTCATGTTGGAGGGAACCTTTATTGTGAGAACATAGAAGGTATAAACGTTCATAAATATGGTGCTCATATTTTTCATACGTCTAACAAAGAAGTTTGGGATTTTATGAACTCTTTTGTAGAGTTTAATAGATACACAAATTCGCCTATAGCTAATTATAAAGGTAAAATATATAATTTACCTTTTAATATGAATACCTTCTATCAGTTATGGGGGGTAAAAACTCCTGATGAAGCGAAATTTGTAATTGAGAATCAGCGAAAAGAATCGGGCATTACTATTCCTGAGAATCTGGAAGAGCAAGCTATATCTTTGGTAGGGCATGATATCTACGAAATATTGATCAAAGGATATACAGAAAAACAGTGGGGGAGAAAACCCTCAGAGCTGCCCGCTTTTATAATAAAGCGTTTGCCTGTAAGGTTTATTTTTGATAATAATTATTTTGATGACAAATATCAGGGTATTCCAATAGGGGGCTATAATCAGTTATTTGATTGTTTTTTAAATGGCATTGATGTAAAATGTGATACGGATTTTTTCAAAAATAGAGATTATTTTGAATCACTTGCAAATAAAATAGTTTATACTGGAAAGATTGACGAGTTTTATAATTATAAGCTCGGAAAATTAGAATATCGAAGTCTTCGTTTTGAAAGTGAAATATTAGATATGCCTAATTATCAAGGCAATGCAGTTGTTAATTATACAGATCTAGAAGTCTCATATACTCGAATCATAGAGCATAAGCATTTTGAATTTGGTACCCAAGATAAAACAGTAATAACTAAGGAATTTTCTTTAGAGGCAGATTGTAATTCAGAACCATATTACCCGGTAAACGATAAAGCTAATGAGTGGCTTGCGCAACAATATAGAAGCTTGTCATCAAAAGAGGAAAATGTCCTTTTTGGTGGACGTTTAGCTGAATACAAATACTTTAATATGGATCAGATTGTATATAATGTTTTATATCAGAATCTGTAG
- a CDS encoding aminotransferase class V-fold PLP-dependent enzyme, with amino-acid sequence MKSYVFPGNIEEDILQIAAEQIPYMRTSFFSGIVKGSEQLLLDQIHCKNGRVIFYTGSGTGAMDAVVSNLVTLKRNSFILAGGSFGYRWKSLCEYYHCPYHLFEVPFAKDPDYTEMEEQIKNTHPDVFLCQHHETSTGELFDLPRIAEICKKYGVFLVVDAISSFLSDPLDMDQLNIGMCITSSQKGLNIPPGLSFIFLSEKALSEDFNHIGYYFDFKENLKNLERGQTPYSPATTLFLQLYERLKRNSVIGVDSIIENVKQRALYFRAQCKEHNWIIPAETPSNCITGFFVKRNGDILFNELLKENIYIMPGSTPNFFRVSHLGLQSKEDIDNLVARIKTIEEK; translated from the coding sequence ATGAAATCTTATGTTTTCCCAGGTAATATTGAAGAAGATATTCTTCAGATAGCTGCAGAACAAATTCCGTACATGCGTACATCCTTCTTTTCAGGAATAGTGAAAGGGTCTGAACAACTTCTTTTGGATCAGATTCACTGCAAGAATGGGAGAGTTATATTTTATACAGGATCAGGAACTGGTGCAATGGATGCAGTCGTATCTAATTTGGTGACACTAAAAAGAAATTCATTTATCCTTGCAGGAGGCTCTTTCGGCTATAGATGGAAAAGTCTGTGTGAGTATTATCATTGCCCATATCATCTTTTTGAGGTTCCATTTGCTAAAGATCCGGATTATACCGAGATGGAGGAACAAATAAAGAACACTCATCCTGATGTTTTTTTGTGCCAGCATCATGAAACGTCTACAGGTGAGCTTTTTGATTTACCCCGGATTGCAGAAATATGCAAAAAGTATGGCGTTTTTCTGGTGGTGGATGCAATCAGTTCTTTCTTATCTGACCCTCTGGATATGGATCAGTTAAATATTGGAATGTGCATTACAAGTAGTCAGAAAGGATTGAATATTCCTCCCGGACTTTCCTTTATTTTTCTTTCTGAAAAAGCTTTATCTGAAGATTTCAATCATATTGGTTATTACTTTGATTTTAAAGAGAATCTGAAAAATCTGGAAAGAGGGCAAACTCCTTACAGTCCTGCAACAACACTCTTTTTGCAGTTGTACGAACGCTTAAAAAGGAACTCAGTCATTGGGGTGGATTCTATTATTGAGAATGTAAAGCAAAGAGCTTTGTATTTTAGAGCCCAGTGTAAAGAACATAACTGGATTATACCGGCAGAAACTCCGTCAAATTGTATTACAGGTTTCTTTGTTAAGAGAAATGGAGATATTTTATTCAATGAGCTGTTAAAGGAAAATATTTATATAATGCCAGGCTCTACCCCCAATTTTTTTAGGGTGTCGCATTTGGGCTTGCAGTCTAAAGAAGATATAGATAATCTTGTTGCAAGAATAAAAACTATTGAAGAAAAATAA
- a CDS encoding DUF4422 domain-containing protein → MAGNKLKILVCVHKKDAFLCNDTYMPIHVGKAVSDLDLGIQGDDTGDNISSKNKSYCELTGIYWAWKNLVDTDYIGLCHYRRYFDFQAGRFNIRDYSLVNSEEFKNINVSASGVPNILKNYDIILTKPRIYRYNLSHDYRKRHIGDDLRTLEIVIKELTPDYIPAFNKVMNDNNKLFRYNMFITNKHIFDDYCTWLFSILQELEKRIDISAYDSVQGRIWGYMSERLLNVYVNKNKLRVKYYPIIRVIDNEKKKNLFRYCWPMLRNSIAFLFEKRNAIEDRFNIFK, encoded by the coding sequence ATGGCTGGAAATAAATTGAAAATATTGGTTTGCGTGCATAAGAAGGATGCTTTTCTTTGTAACGATACGTATATGCCCATTCATGTGGGGAAAGCTGTAAGTGATTTAGACTTGGGAATACAAGGAGATGATACAGGAGATAATATAAGCTCGAAGAATAAGAGCTATTGCGAGCTAACTGGTATTTATTGGGCGTGGAAAAATCTTGTTGACACAGATTATATTGGTCTTTGCCATTATAGAAGATATTTTGATTTTCAGGCAGGTCGTTTTAATATTAGAGATTATTCGCTAGTAAACTCTGAGGAGTTTAAAAATATCAATGTTTCTGCCTCAGGTGTCCCTAATATTCTTAAAAACTATGATATAATACTAACGAAGCCTAGGATATATCGTTATAACTTATCTCACGATTATAGGAAGAGACATATCGGTGATGACTTAAGAACTCTGGAAATAGTAATTAAAGAACTAACTCCTGATTATATTCCTGCTTTTAATAAAGTAATGAATGATAATAATAAACTATTTCGCTATAATATGTTTATAACGAATAAGCATATATTTGATGATTATTGCACTTGGCTTTTTAGTATATTACAAGAATTAGAAAAGCGGATTGATATTTCTGCATATGATTCTGTACAAGGTCGTATCTGGGGATATATGAGTGAGAGATTATTAAATGTATATGTCAATAAGAATAAGCTTCGTGTGAAATATTATCCTATAATTAGGGTGATTGATAATGAAAAGAAAAAGAATTTATTTAGGTATTGTTGGCCAATGCTAAGAAATTCAATAGCGTTTCTTTTTGAGAAAAGGAATGCTATTGAGGATCGTTTTAATATCTTTAAATAG
- a CDS encoding adenylyltransferase/cytidyltransferase family protein — protein MNSKKVRVFTSGSFDLFHVGHLNILEKSAALGDELIVGVSTDELIEMYKGMKPIIPFEQRIRIVSSLKSVTKAVKQTKLTDIAQLKEFDIDIVTIGDDWEGKYLEGLEWMKSQPGKRVEYFPYTQGISTTSIKKEIIDSTNQIIISALKREEEDSFNWKEDERS, from the coding sequence ATGAATAGTAAAAAAGTAAGAGTCTTTACTTCCGGTAGTTTTGACCTTTTTCATGTAGGCCATTTAAATATCTTAGAGAAATCTGCAGCTCTTGGTGATGAACTGATTGTGGGTGTAAGTACCGATGAGCTGATTGAAATGTATAAGGGTATGAAACCGATTATTCCCTTTGAACAGAGAATAAGAATAGTATCTTCATTAAAAAGTGTAACCAAGGCTGTAAAGCAAACTAAGTTAACGGACATAGCCCAACTCAAGGAATTTGATATTGACATTGTAACTATTGGTGATGATTGGGAAGGAAAGTATTTGGAAGGGCTTGAATGGATGAAATCTCAACCAGGAAAGCGAGTGGAATACTTCCCTTATACTCAAGGAATAAGTACTACAAGTATTAAGAAGGAGATTATTGATAGTACGAATCAGATAATAATCTCAGCTTTAAAAAGAGAAGAAGAAGACTCTTTTAATTGGAAAGAAGACGAACGATCCTGA
- a CDS encoding polysaccharide deacetylase family protein — translation MIALSFDIEEFDLPAEHGKQISFDEQIRISTDGLLKILDLLKKWQIKATFFSTIAFAQSSSGIIERIVSEGHELASHGCSHSEFSVEDLKVSKDILEKMSGTSIYGFRMPRMMPIDEKELFLAGYIYNSSLNPTLIPGRYNNLNRPRNIHKEEGVWQVPASVAYPFRIPLFWISLHQFPLFAYKLLCNSALNKDGYLNIYFHPWEYYNHLEREELGVPGFICKNSGDKLVQRLDSIIDYYLNKDVSFITISELLQKKVDLT, via the coding sequence ATGATAGCATTAAGTTTTGATATAGAAGAGTTTGACCTACCTGCAGAACATGGCAAACAGATTTCATTTGATGAGCAAATAAGAATTTCCACGGATGGACTATTAAAGATTCTTGATTTACTTAAAAAGTGGCAAATTAAAGCTACTTTTTTCAGTACGATAGCTTTTGCCCAATCATCTTCTGGCATTATTGAAAGAATTGTGTCTGAAGGACATGAATTGGCTTCACATGGTTGTAGTCATTCTGAATTCTCAGTCGAAGATCTCAAAGTTTCAAAGGATATCTTAGAGAAAATGAGTGGAACTTCCATTTATGGTTTTCGTATGCCTAGGATGATGCCAATTGATGAGAAAGAATTGTTCTTAGCAGGATACATCTATAATTCGTCTCTTAACCCTACTTTGATTCCAGGCAGATATAATAATCTTAATCGTCCACGGAACATTCATAAGGAGGAGGGAGTATGGCAAGTACCAGCTTCAGTTGCTTATCCGTTTCGTATCCCGCTGTTTTGGATTTCTTTGCACCAGTTCCCTTTATTTGCCTATAAATTATTGTGCAATAGCGCTCTTAATAAAGATGGCTACCTTAATATATATTTCCATCCATGGGAATATTACAATCATTTGGAGCGAGAAGAGCTGGGAGTCCCTGGATTTATTTGCAAAAACTCAGGTGATAAACTAGTTCAACGGCTTGATTCTATTATTGATTATTATCTCAATAAGGACGTTTCGTTCATAACAATTAGTGAATTGTTGCAAAAGAAAGTTGATTTAACTTGA
- a CDS encoding glycosyltransferase family 9 protein — MRINKILVIRFRRVGDSVLSIAICTSLRKSFPNARIDYVVNENMASLYENHPDIDNVITFNNEENNNSWKYISKVHKLVSTTKYDVIIDTRSTVKTLLFSLFSLSTPYRIGSKKGYNFFLHNYRIDNHRDKSVDMVQHNLKLLKPLEKESEIYYCPDFKLYVSEHEKVDCRFYMQKQGIDFTKPVVIATVTARLAHKVWDKERMKEVLRRMIDKYDTQIIFNFAGNEEEFAVNIHREMGNDKNVFTNIKAGSLRDLCALIVNCDFFFGNEGGPRHIAQALEIPSYAIYPPNILKSIWLPNEGERYAGISPDDNNLQEEQRNMTYLDRFNLITVDEVWAGLDKMLAKYLK, encoded by the coding sequence ATGAGAATAAATAAGATTTTGGTCATACGTTTCAGAAGGGTAGGAGACTCTGTGCTCTCAATTGCAATTTGTACTAGCCTGAGGAAATCTTTTCCCAATGCCCGGATAGATTATGTGGTGAATGAAAATATGGCTTCTTTATATGAGAATCATCCCGATATTGATAATGTGATTACATTCAATAATGAAGAAAATAATAACTCCTGGAAATATATTTCTAAGGTTCATAAATTAGTCAGCACTACAAAGTATGATGTGATTATAGATACTCGGAGTACTGTTAAAACACTCTTGTTTTCTCTTTTTTCTTTATCTACTCCTTACAGAATTGGTTCAAAGAAGGGATATAATTTCTTTCTTCATAACTACCGCATTGATAATCATAGAGACAAGAGTGTTGATATGGTGCAGCATAATCTAAAGTTGTTAAAGCCTTTAGAGAAAGAATCTGAAATTTATTATTGCCCTGATTTTAAATTGTATGTTTCCGAGCATGAGAAAGTTGATTGTAGGTTCTATATGCAAAAACAGGGAATTGATTTTACCAAACCTGTAGTAATAGCTACGGTAACGGCCAGATTAGCTCATAAAGTGTGGGATAAAGAACGGATGAAAGAGGTGCTTCGCAGGATGATAGATAAATACGATACACAGATAATCTTTAACTTTGCTGGCAATGAAGAAGAATTTGCCGTGAACATTCACCGTGAAATGGGTAATGACAAGAATGTGTTTACAAATATAAAAGCCGGCTCATTAAGAGATTTATGTGCATTGATCGTAAACTGCGACTTTTTTTTTGGTAATGAGGGCGGTCCAAGACATATTGCTCAGGCATTGGAGATCCCTTCTTATGCCATTTACCCTCCCAATATTTTGAAATCTATTTGGCTGCCCAATGAAGGAGAACGTTATGCTGGTATTAGTCCTGATGATAATAATCTACAAGAAGAGCAACGCAATATGACTTATCTTGACCGATTCAATTTAATTACGGTAGATGAAGTGTGGGCAGGACTGGATAAAATGCTTGCAAAATATTTAAAATAG
- a CDS encoding DUF5672 family protein, with protein sequence MKQLVNVLVPIYQNRLSENDLISFRRCYEMNRKYDITIIKPKGLDLSSIYNESEGVKEQEFEPYFFDGIEGYNKLMLSPDFYQRFLDYEYILICQLDTFLFYDSLEEWCNKNYDYVGAPWILRPVYQRFPINIFCKIKKIYCELLSLPNRQKIYFKVGNGGLSLRRTASFYHIAKHDRKTIEYYLSMKNKAHCYNEDVYWAIESKRILPNFSIPDYKEALMFAFDKYPALCYKMNGNKLPYGCHSWTKKKMNKFWGPIIKSIIGKK encoded by the coding sequence ATGAAACAACTGGTCAATGTACTTGTCCCTATATATCAAAACAGATTATCTGAAAATGACTTAATTTCTTTCCGGCGATGTTATGAAATGAACAGAAAATACGATATTACAATTATTAAACCTAAAGGGCTTGATTTATCGTCTATATACAATGAGTCTGAAGGAGTTAAAGAGCAAGAGTTTGAGCCTTATTTCTTTGATGGCATTGAAGGCTACAACAAGCTAATGTTATCACCTGATTTTTACCAACGTTTTTTAGATTATGAGTACATCTTAATCTGCCAGTTAGATACATTTCTCTTTTATGACTCATTAGAAGAGTGGTGTAATAAGAATTATGATTATGTCGGCGCTCCATGGATACTTAGACCTGTCTACCAAAGATTTCCTATTAATATATTCTGCAAGATAAAGAAAATTTATTGCGAACTATTATCCCTTCCAAATAGGCAAAAAATCTACTTCAAAGTTGGGAATGGTGGACTTTCTCTTCGACGCACAGCGTCTTTTTATCATATCGCTAAACACGATAGAAAGACTATTGAATATTATTTATCAATGAAAAACAAAGCTCATTGCTATAATGAGGATGTATACTGGGCTATCGAATCAAAGAGAATTCTTCCCAATTTCTCAATTCCAGACTATAAAGAAGCATTAATGTTCGCGTTTGACAAGTACCCTGCATTGTGCTATAAAATGAACGGAAACAAACTACCTTATGGCTGTCATTCATGGACTAAAAAGAAAATGAATAAATTCTGGGGACCAATAATAAAATCCATAATTGGAAAGAAATAG